In the Aneurinibacillus soli genome, one interval contains:
- a CDS encoding methyl-accepting chemotaxis protein translates to MKSIKSKLLMIIIPIMCLALIGVAWLNHNKAKEFLEQNFREKSMVELELLSIKLNDQLQMHVERLSNIATGEEMTSMNPVVQMTYLKQKLKEYPEYTMLFVANSNGDALTTEDKRANIADRPYFQQIMQGSKYVISEPVASKTTGKLSIVVANRIQNKEGKTIGLVGTTFPIDTLTKIASEVKIGQTGYACITQKDGLIIGHPKKELVMKSNVTKLNIPKLAEAHEAAQRGETGEVRYVFDGVDKYTFYKKLPITGWSIFLTVPVAEASVQLTYLAKLSFVSASVVLIFAIIVVVIFSTRLVRPIQKMSELTSQVANGDLTLKVEHAANDEVGRLGENFNVMVRKIQDLLGQIGKVSTHIKASSDTLAITSQETKMSAEQVAITISELASGTVDIASSVTHATSQMNDMVQTVNRIANHTSEVLSASNQSKESAESGLGYANEAIQKMTEVNETVKQTSEMIQKLDERSKEIGNIVGMITNIAEQTNLLALNASIEAARAGDHGKGFAVVAEEVRKLANETSNSASQIAALIKETQHDSQRAVQSAQSGTRVVEEGSRTVYQAGQVFEEIVLHIDNVLHKNKEIYTAIKSLEDVGQEIGESMERISAVTEEASAGAEEVSAASQQQAAGANQISGDANSLASLGDELQQVMKQFKI, encoded by the coding sequence AAAGTATTAAATCAAAGTTATTGATGATTATAATTCCAATCATGTGTCTAGCTCTGATTGGAGTAGCATGGCTAAATCACAACAAAGCAAAAGAGTTTCTCGAACAAAACTTTCGTGAAAAGTCGATGGTTGAACTAGAGCTGCTAAGCATAAAATTAAATGATCAATTACAAATGCATGTGGAGCGTCTGTCCAATATTGCAACCGGTGAAGAGATGACGAGTATGAATCCGGTTGTGCAAATGACCTATTTGAAGCAAAAGCTAAAGGAATACCCGGAATATACGATGTTATTTGTAGCGAACAGTAACGGAGATGCACTCACAACAGAAGATAAACGAGCAAATATTGCAGACCGTCCGTACTTTCAACAAATTATGCAGGGGAGTAAGTATGTGATTTCGGAGCCGGTTGCGAGTAAAACAACAGGAAAGTTAAGCATTGTAGTAGCCAATCGCATTCAAAATAAGGAAGGAAAGACGATTGGGTTAGTGGGAACGACGTTTCCAATTGATACGCTGACTAAGATTGCAAGTGAAGTAAAAATCGGACAAACTGGCTATGCATGCATAACGCAAAAAGACGGGCTTATTATTGGCCATCCAAAAAAAGAATTAGTGATGAAAAGTAATGTGACAAAGCTAAACATACCAAAACTTGCCGAAGCACATGAAGCTGCGCAGCGTGGCGAAACTGGTGAGGTACGCTATGTATTTGATGGAGTGGACAAGTATACCTTTTATAAGAAACTCCCGATTACCGGATGGAGTATTTTCTTGACAGTGCCTGTAGCAGAAGCGTCTGTACAGTTAACATATTTAGCCAAGCTATCGTTTGTTAGCGCTTCTGTTGTCTTAATTTTCGCTATTATTGTTGTTGTTATCTTCTCTACTCGCCTGGTTCGTCCGATTCAAAAAATGAGTGAGTTGACCTCTCAGGTGGCGAATGGAGACCTGACCCTTAAGGTAGAGCATGCTGCAAACGATGAAGTCGGCCGATTAGGAGAGAATTTCAATGTGATGGTGAGGAAAATTCAAGATCTGTTAGGTCAGATTGGCAAAGTGTCGACCCATATTAAAGCGTCATCTGATACACTGGCGATTACAAGTCAGGAAACGAAAATGTCTGCCGAGCAGGTCGCGATTACGATTTCAGAATTAGCTTCTGGCACTGTGGATATTGCGTCATCAGTTACACACGCGACAAGTCAAATGAATGATATGGTTCAAACGGTTAACCGGATTGCCAATCATACAAGTGAAGTGTTATCCGCCTCCAATCAAAGTAAAGAATCAGCGGAGAGTGGCTTAGGGTATGCCAATGAAGCGATTCAAAAAATGACAGAAGTAAATGAAACGGTAAAACAGACATCCGAGATGATTCAAAAGCTGGATGAACGTTCAAAAGAAATTGGAAACATTGTAGGCATGATTACGAATATAGCGGAACAGACCAATCTCCTGGCGTTAAATGCCTCCATTGAAGCGGCACGAGCGGGTGATCATGGGAAAGGATTTGCGGTAGTAGCGGAAGAAGTGAGAAAGTTAGCCAATGAGACAAGCAACTCTGCTTCTCAAATCGCGGCACTAATTAAGGAAACACAACATGACAGTCAACGTGCCGTACAGTCCGCACAAAGCGGTACGCGTGTGGTGGAAGAAGGCTCAAGAACGGTCTATCAGGCAGGACAAGTGTTCGAGGAAATCGTCCTGCATATTGACAATGTGTTGCATAAGAATAAGGAAATTTATACCGCGATTAAAAGCTTAGAGGATGTAGGGCAGGAGATCGGGGAAAGTATGGAGCGGATTTCAGCCGTTACGGAGGAAGCATCAGCGGGAGCTGAAGAAGTGAGTGCAGCCAGTCAACAGCAGGCAGCGGGGGCGAATCAGATTTCCGGTGATGCGAACAGCTTAGCTTCCCTTGGTGATGAATTGCAGCAAGTGATGAAACAGTTCAAAATTTAG
- a CDS encoding DMT family transporter has protein sequence MAWMYLVIAGLCEMFGVAMINKWHQDRNRISFLLLLAGFGASFLFLELAMETLPMGTSYAVWTGIGASGGAILGMVLYGESKDWRRILFILLVLGAAIGLKLVS, from the coding sequence ATGGCCTGGATGTATTTGGTGATAGCTGGATTGTGTGAAATGTTTGGCGTTGCCATGATTAATAAATGGCATCAAGATCGAAATCGGATCTCTTTTTTGCTCTTGCTTGCTGGTTTTGGTGCCAGCTTTCTTTTTCTTGAGCTTGCGATGGAAACATTGCCGATGGGAACCTCGTATGCGGTTTGGACAGGAATCGGGGCATCTGGCGGAGCCATCTTAGGCATGGTGCTATATGGGGAATCAAAAGACTGGCGCCGGATTTTGTTTATCTTGCTGGTGCTTGGTGCAGCTATCGGACTCAAGTTAGTTTCATAG
- a CDS encoding DMT family transporter has product MNKEWVKVLIAAFFEVFWVIGLKHAYDGWTWLGTALSIGISFYLLIMAGEKLPVGTVYAVFVGMGTAGTVLSEMILFGEPFNFMKVLLILLLLVGVIGLKMVTKDEKAKTEGVES; this is encoded by the coding sequence ATGAACAAGGAATGGGTGAAAGTGTTGATTGCGGCATTTTTCGAGGTGTTCTGGGTGATCGGCCTCAAGCATGCTTATGATGGATGGACGTGGCTTGGAACGGCGCTCTCGATTGGGATTAGCTTTTATTTACTCATTATGGCAGGTGAAAAATTGCCGGTTGGTACGGTGTATGCCGTTTTCGTCGGAATGGGCACAGCGGGAACCGTGCTTTCCGAGATGATCTTGTTTGGTGAGCCGTTCAATTTCATGAAAGTGCTGCTCATTTTGCTGCTTCTGGTTGGTGTGATTGGCTTGAAAATGGTGACAAAAGATGAAAAAGCAAAAACAGAAGGAGTTGAATCATAA
- a CDS encoding MFS transporter has protein sequence MEQRKKWDLIALSSIPLIMTLGNSMLIPILPVMENKLSITSLQTSMIITVYSIIAIILIPIAGFLSDRFGRKLIIIPSLLIAGVGGLISGWAAWKSTNPYMMILVGRFLQGVGAAGAAPIVMPLVGDMFKDDSQVSSNLGIIETANTFGKVLSPILGAFLATLFWYLPFFATPFLCMISLLLVLFLVKVPNKQEQPQSLAAFKNSIVHIFRKNGRWLYSIFAIGIICMFILFGVQFYLSSLLERTYHIDGIKKGLILAIPLAALCLTSYVTGKYIGQNKIRMKWITFVGLLLVTGGVLWMGFLQNLSILLVALSLCGVGIGATLPSLDALVTEGFDKTERGTITSIYSSMRFIGVALGPPLFAILITISQKTLFFTATGVSILAVLLSLLAIRPSQSSSSTQGTIRHILKNKS, from the coding sequence ATGGAGCAAAGAAAAAAGTGGGATTTGATTGCTCTCAGTTCGATCCCCCTTATTATGACACTCGGGAATTCCATGCTTATTCCCATCCTTCCCGTAATGGAAAACAAGCTTTCCATTACATCCCTACAGACCAGTATGATTATTACGGTATATTCCATTATTGCGATCATCCTTATCCCGATTGCTGGGTTTTTATCGGATCGATTCGGTCGAAAACTGATTATTATTCCAAGCTTATTGATTGCTGGAGTTGGCGGACTCATTTCAGGATGGGCTGCATGGAAAAGTACAAACCCGTATATGATGATCCTTGTCGGTCGTTTTCTGCAAGGAGTCGGAGCTGCCGGAGCTGCTCCTATCGTTATGCCTCTTGTAGGAGATATGTTTAAAGATGACAGCCAAGTAAGCAGCAATCTCGGGATCATCGAAACAGCTAACACATTTGGCAAAGTACTAAGTCCGATACTGGGTGCCTTTTTAGCCACCTTATTTTGGTATCTTCCTTTTTTCGCTACACCATTTCTTTGTATGATTTCTCTCTTGCTTGTCCTTTTCCTTGTAAAAGTACCCAATAAACAGGAACAACCACAATCTCTCGCCGCATTTAAAAACTCCATCGTTCATATTTTCAGGAAAAACGGTCGCTGGCTGTATTCCATTTTTGCGATTGGCATCATCTGTATGTTTATACTGTTTGGTGTTCAATTTTATCTATCTTCCTTACTGGAACGAACTTATCACATAGACGGGATTAAAAAAGGGCTTATTCTGGCTATTCCTCTTGCTGCGCTTTGTCTTACTTCTTATGTGACCGGGAAATATATTGGACAAAACAAAATACGCATGAAATGGATCACGTTTGTAGGGTTATTACTGGTTACAGGAGGGGTTTTATGGATGGGCTTTCTCCAAAATCTATCCATTCTGCTCGTTGCACTTTCTTTATGTGGAGTTGGAATTGGGGCTACCTTGCCAAGCTTAGACGCTTTGGTTACAGAAGGGTTTGATAAAACTGAACGAGGAACCATCACATCCATATATAGTAGTATGCGATTTATTGGAGTCGCACTTGGTCCTCCTCTCTTTGCTATACTTATTACGATTTCACAAAAGACTTTATTTTTTACTGCAACTGGGGTCAGTATATTGGCTGTCCTTCTTTCCCTACTCGCTATTCGCCCATCTCAATCATCATCTAGTACACAGGGTACAATCCGCCATATCCTCAAAAACAAATCATGA
- a CDS encoding acetoacetate--CoA ligase: protein MTAITEGTLLWQPDQERIQNSGIHKFTTWLKDNKGLSFPDYNALWTWSVESLEDFWESAWQYHGIQSLAPYTTVLEKLVMPGARWFTGARLNYAEHVFRHASDTSPAIVFQSEHVPLTEMSWCELKRQTASFAQNLRDMGVVPGDRVAAYLPNIPQAIIAFLACASIGAIWSSCSPDFGTPSVIDRFRQIEPKVLITVDGYRYNGKLHDRRAVISELQASLPGLEKTILVSYVYDKSDTEALLFENLIEEETELTYEHLPFDHPLWILYSSGTTGIPKAIVHPQGGIILQHLTTFAIQQGLTSKDRLFWFTTTGWMMWNYVVGSLLVGATIVQYDGSPTYPGPHVLWELAEKTEISSLGISPALIGICMKSGLHPGKQFNLTKLQNIGVTGAPLTPDGYEWLYTAVKKDIWVNCTSGGTDVCTGFVGGTPILPVRAGEIQCRLLGAKVEAFNDAGNPVLDEVGELVITLPMPTMPVYFWNDLGGSRYRESYFELFPGLWRHGDWIKIKSTGSCVIYGRSDSTINRQGVRMGTSEMYQATEGLDEVLDSLVVDLEYVGRKSFMPCFVVLKDGVSLTDELKQRIKTRIGKLASSRHIPDEIYHVQQIPRTVNGKKMEVPIRKILLGFPLENCVSPGSMSNPDSLSFFIELANTLKT from the coding sequence ATGACAGCGATTACAGAAGGGACTCTTCTCTGGCAACCCGATCAAGAACGGATACAGAATTCCGGCATTCACAAGTTTACGACCTGGTTGAAAGATAACAAAGGCTTATCGTTTCCAGATTACAACGCCCTGTGGACATGGTCTGTGGAGTCACTGGAGGATTTCTGGGAAAGCGCCTGGCAGTATCACGGAATTCAGTCTCTAGCTCCGTATACAACGGTGCTGGAAAAACTCGTCATGCCTGGAGCCAGATGGTTTACAGGAGCTAGGCTGAATTATGCGGAGCATGTATTCAGACACGCTTCGGATACAAGTCCTGCCATTGTATTTCAATCCGAACATGTACCGTTAACCGAGATGTCCTGGTGCGAACTCAAGAGACAAACGGCTTCTTTTGCCCAGAACTTGAGAGACATGGGAGTAGTACCTGGCGATCGCGTGGCGGCTTATCTGCCAAACATTCCGCAAGCGATTATTGCTTTTTTAGCTTGTGCCAGCATCGGTGCGATCTGGTCAAGCTGCTCACCTGATTTCGGGACACCAAGCGTCATTGACCGCTTCCGGCAAATCGAACCGAAAGTATTGATCACAGTCGATGGCTATCGGTATAACGGGAAACTACATGACAGAAGAGCTGTAATTAGCGAACTACAGGCATCACTTCCCGGTTTAGAAAAAACCATTCTTGTCTCGTATGTTTATGATAAGTCGGATACAGAAGCGTTACTGTTTGAGAACCTTATCGAGGAGGAAACAGAACTCACCTATGAGCATCTGCCATTCGATCATCCGTTATGGATTTTGTATTCGTCCGGCACAACCGGCATCCCAAAAGCAATCGTGCACCCTCAAGGAGGGATCATTCTTCAGCACCTAACTACCTTCGCGATTCAGCAAGGACTTACTTCAAAAGATCGTTTATTCTGGTTTACTACAACCGGCTGGATGATGTGGAATTATGTGGTCGGTTCTCTTCTTGTTGGGGCAACGATTGTGCAATATGATGGAAGTCCTACCTATCCAGGACCTCATGTTCTATGGGAACTTGCGGAAAAAACGGAGATTTCCTCGCTGGGCATTAGTCCTGCGCTTATTGGGATCTGCATGAAATCAGGCCTTCATCCAGGGAAACAGTTCAATCTAACCAAGCTGCAAAACATCGGCGTAACCGGAGCACCGCTGACCCCGGACGGATATGAATGGCTCTATACGGCTGTAAAAAAAGATATATGGGTAAACTGTACGAGCGGAGGAACGGATGTATGTACAGGCTTTGTGGGTGGAACTCCCATCCTGCCAGTGCGAGCCGGGGAAATACAATGTCGACTATTAGGAGCGAAAGTGGAAGCCTTCAATGACGCAGGAAACCCTGTTTTGGATGAAGTAGGAGAACTCGTCATTACTCTTCCGATGCCCACAATGCCGGTTTATTTCTGGAATGACCTAGGCGGAAGCCGCTACCGCGAGAGCTACTTTGAGCTGTTCCCCGGTTTGTGGCGGCATGGTGATTGGATCAAAATCAAATCAACGGGCAGCTGTGTCATCTACGGACGCTCGGACTCCACGATTAACCGCCAGGGAGTTCGCATGGGAACAAGTGAAATGTATCAAGCGACGGAAGGATTGGATGAAGTTCTTGACAGTTTAGTTGTCGATCTGGAGTACGTAGGAAGAAAATCTTTTATGCCCTGCTTTGTCGTTCTCAAAGACGGTGTCTCTCTTACGGATGAACTCAAGCAGCGAATCAAAACAAGGATCGGCAAACTGGCGTCTTCCCGCCATATTCCAGATGAAATCTATCACGTTCAGCAAATTCCACGTACCGTAAATGGTAAGAAGATGGAGGTGCCAATCCGTAAAATTCTGCTTGGTTTCCCGCTAGAGAACTGTGTAAGTCCTGGTTCGATGAGCAATCCTGATTCGCTTTCTTTCTTTATTGAGCTAGCGAACACGCTCAAGACGTAA